Genomic segment of Malania oleifera isolate guangnan ecotype guangnan chromosome 7, ASM2987363v1, whole genome shotgun sequence:
ATGTTGTTGGTCGCGTACCTGTCGTACGCCcagacacttggtagatctataccaagcctctataaaagaaaaagaaaagagtaaagaagttgaaataaattttactgataatgttgttccaatagaTCTTCATGCTAGACCATCCAACTCtgtttatcttgatgttgctAATTTCCTAGTAAATCAAGACAAAAAtgatgatgtaatattttaagacataaagtaagcaatattgtatttggatttcaataaataaattatcatatttgttgttgttgttatgatcaattataataatgggtTTTTAAAATACGTATTGTAGTGTGGATTGTCCTAAAGCTTTGATCATTCTAAGATGTCTATGGAAGAAATTTGTTTAGCTgatagtgctacaacacacacaattcttcaagataggaaatatttccattacttgaatatatcttcaacaaatgttaatacaatatctgattctacaaatttgattgaaggctccggaagagctaatataaagttactcaatggtactttattacaaattgatgaatcATTATATTTTAGCAAATCCAGAAGAAATCTGTTAAGcattaaagatttaagactcaatggatatcacattgaaactacaaatgaaggcaataaaaaattcctttatattacttctattgtttctaggaagaaacaaattttagaataactgtcaactttatcttctggattgtattatacaaatattaaagcaattgaatcatataatgtcatgcatcagaagtgcaatgacccaaagttatttacgctttggcatgatcgtcttgaacatcctagagatgtaatgatatgaagaatcattgagaattcacatgatcatccactaaagaaccagaaTATTCTTTTATCAAGTAACTTCATATGTACTGCTTGCTTTTaaaggaaattaattgtcaaaccatatatttcaaagataagtcttgaatctcctagtttcttataaaaaaaaatttgtggtgatatatgcggaccaatacatccaccatctggatcatttagatatttcatgatCTTAATTGATGTATCTATTaaatggtcacatgtttctctattttttactcgtaatattgcatttactagacttctttctcaactgattagattacgaACTCATTTTtccgattatccaattaaattaATTCGTTTGGATAATACTGGTGAATTTAattcccaaacttttgataactattgcatgtcacttggaatagattATGAACATCTCATTGCTaatacccatacacaaaatggtttaactGAATTTTTTATTAAGAAACTTCAACTTATTGCTAAACCTATGATTATGATAACCAAATTGCCTTTATCTATTTGGGAATATGTTATTCttcatgctgcatgtttagttcgtataaggcCAACTTTCACCCATACTATTAGTTTTTAGGCAataacctgatatttcttatttaagaacttttggttgtacaGTATATGATCCTATTGCcactcctcaaagaactaaaatagCTTCTCAATGTAAGTTtcgtatctatgttggttttgattccccttctattattagatatcttgaaacTTTAACaagtgatttgtttaaagcacagtttcaagattgtcattttgatgaaacaatATTTCCTATATTAGGGGGAACAAAATCAGTgcctgaagcacaacatgaaatcacatagAATGcaatgagtttatctcatttagattcttgcacaaattaaagtgaacttgaagtttagAAGATTATACATTTCCAAGAGATTACAAATCAATTATCAGATTCTTTTACAGATACCAAAGtcatactaaaatctcatatacctgctgcaaatattTCAACATGTATTGATGTCATTGAAGGACAATAGCTGGCTAATAAACCTAAACTGCAACTTAAGTGTGGAAGGCCTGTTGGTGAAAAAGATAAAACTccagaaggagaaaattgaaatctgtaaacacttCAGAAGTGGTTACAAAGGTGGATGatccattcgacattcacaaacccatTTCTTCTGAAAATGAAATCCTTACCATggaacctcctgaagaggaatctcctgaaAAAGAAAACTCTTGAAGAAatatcccttgaaaagggacaggtacttggaaataataatgagatctcaattcattacacaggaAAAATGTGAGATAGagataaagttgttgtcaacaacatatttgcatatgcagtagctactgacattactaAAAGTAATGACGAAACTGATTGTAAATCAGTTAAtaaatgtcgatatagaagtgattggccaaaatagAAAGAGGTTATTACAACAAAATTAAACTCTCTATTAAAAAaagaagtttttggacctataATCTAGACTCTAGAAGATGTCCAACCTATTGGATACAAATGGATATTTGTGCGCAAgcgaaataaaaataatgaaattactctaTATAAACTAAGGCTTGTGGTGCAAGGTTTCTCATAGAAACTtggaattgattatgaggagacacaTTATCGCGTAATGGATGAAATCATTTTCAGATTCTTAATTCGGCTAGCACTTGCTGAACAACTGAGCATGCATCTTATGAACGTAGTAAtagcatacctatatggatcattgggtagtgaaatttatatgaaaatccctgaaggatttaaattgcctaAAGTAAAAcctagaaatttatattcaattaaactgcAACATTCTTTATATGAATTAAAACAATCTGGATGCAtatggtacaatcgattaagtgagtaccttgtggaAGAAGGATTCATGAATGATTAAATTTGCCCatgtatttttattaaaagattagACTCCAGATTTGTCATAAGTATTATTTATaatgatgatttgaatttagttgggactctcAAAGCGTAAAACTGCTATTTATTTAACggcggaatttgagatgaaagatttaggaaaaacaaaatattgtcttagcctatagattgaacatgtaaaCGGCAAAATTTTTGTTCTTCAAtctaaatattttgaaaagatattaaggtaattctatatggacaaagttcatcctttggatctccaatgatggtgcgatcacttaaTATTAAGAAtgatccatttcgacctcatgatgagggggaaTTACTTTGTtttgaagtaccatatttaagtgctatcggctCTTTGATGTATTTGGCTAATTGTACAAAACCTGACATTACATTTGTTGTAAATCTACTAATAAGATAGAGCTCTGCTTCTACTCGACgacactggaatggaattaagcacattctacgctACTTAAGAGGTACATATGATTTGAGTCTATTCTACTTATTTTATTCCAagtctcaactagtaggatatgcagatgtcagatatctatctgatccttacaatgctaaatctcaaactagaCATGTATTTCTTGACGGAAAAACAATTATATCTTAGAAATCAATAAAACAAACTATTACAGCAACATCCTCTAATCATTTTGAAATATTAGTCATCCATGAAGCTAATAGAAAATGTGTTACTCAgataaatgatttctcatatccaatcAAATTGTGATCTTCAATCAATTAAGGGTATTCCAGCAGTTTTATATGAAAACAACGTTGCATATATAGCTCAACTAAGAGTGAGATATATAAAGGGTGACAAAATGAAGCATATCTcttcaaaatttttctatatacaCGAACTCTaaaagaatgatgataaagatgTTCAACGTATCCGATCAATGATAATCTAGCAGATTTGTTCACTAAAGGTTTGTCTGCAATAATATTCAAGAAATTGATTCATCTAGTAAGACATGTTAAAAATCTTAACaggagttaatatatgggtgatGTCTATCGGGGAATATTATGAAAAGTATAAAAATTAATAGTTGTCACCCTTCATTTTTCACCACCATAAATTATGTGCTAACTTTATTATCCTATAAAAGGaccctctctccctctcattttgaTACACACACAAAAAAAGTTTGAAGTGTGCAAACTAATGGAAAGGATGATAAGAGAGtagagataaaaaataaaaaaaaaagataattttgTTTAAGATCTGTTACaaatcattttgtaattactCACaagataataaatttttttatctcATTCATCCGCATAATTAAATCACGTAAAATTTCTTCCCCGTCTCTATTTATATTGCTGTGTCTTTTACAACAAGAAATACTTTCTAACAAGAGAATTCATAATGTCACCCCCATGGTGGTTCAAGTGGTAGTGCAGGTTACGGGAGTGtctctcatgaggtcaggtgttcaaatccTTATGGGCTCGTTTCCGTCCCTAAACTCCTAAATTTATCCTCCCTTTGGAATTGTGGGATCGACTTTAAGGAGCCCAAgattagtcacgtgaaccgtAAAATAGACACGTAGATATctggtgcgtaatccaaaaaaaaaaagagaaatcaTAATGTCTACGGCATTGAGATTTTCCAAAATGATAGTGTGAAGGTTCTATGTTGATTGACCAATTGAGCATTCTTCAAATTTTCTTGGAACCAAACGAGGAAAAGGAAAACGAAGGAACCAAATGGCGGAATGAGGGAAGTCACATAAAGAAAACAGATATTGAGATACAGCAGACGCTGTGTTGACCCATCTCTCAGAAAATGGAGCTAGAATTGGTGAAGAAGTTCTTGGAGAAGGATGGAGCTGAAAACGCGCCGACAATCAATGGGATGCCCACCAAATTCTTCGAACCTTTCATCATCCAAGGCCTCAGAGCTGATTTCGTCGAACCCGGTCGGGTCGTTTGTTCCATGAAAGTCCCCCCTCGATTACTggtatcctctctctctctctctctctctctctctttgcgaTACTTCTCGCTAAAGTTTTGTTCTTCGCACCTTGAAAGTGCTTTTTCTTGCTTTTGGAATTGGAAACCCAGGCAGAATTTTGCTCTGCAAAGCGAGAAAAAGGACTGTCAATGTGCCATCGAACAGTGGCGACCTACGAATCCTCTCCCCTCTGGCAAATGAGTTTTCTCTTTGATTGATGTGTTAATGGTTTTTGAAGAACTCAGGCAATTCTATGCACGGTGGCGCCATTGCGAGTCTCGTGGATTTGGCGGGCTCAGCCGCAATATTCTCCGTTGGAGCTCCATCGTCTGGAGTTTCGGTAGAGATCAACGTATCCTACTTGGATGCTGCTTATGCTGGTGTGAGTATTTATtctgcttcattttttttttcattaaattttttatttttggagttCAAATTTTTAGATTCCTGTTATCTATTTTCTTTATCGAAGTGGTTTGGGATTTTACAAGAGTATGCATTTCCAGTGTGtgaaataaatataatatttttaaaattcaatgcATCTTGCATGATCAAGTACTGCACAACCCTTACATGATTCTGGTGTGCAAGATGTGGCCAAGAGGTGGGAAATTATTCTGATTAGAATTAGGGAGGTGAGAAAAATAGTTGTTGGATCATTAGAGGCTTTTTGTCAAAGTTGAAATGGGATGTTTGTCGGAAACTCATAATTGATAAATCAATTTGTGTGAGGGAAAAAGAAGAGTGGAGTGGTTTGATTAGGTAATTACATGTGTAATTATTAGAGCCTTTTTGTGTATTTTGAAGTAGAATAATTTGAAAGAATTGAGGTAATTGTGATGTTGAGAACATTTTGAGATGAGAATTAAGGTCCAGGTTCTACTGAAACGAAGTTGATTAATTGAGTATCAACTAGAATCAACTAGGGTCTTAAGATAAGGTTGATTAATTGTTAGCAGCAAGTTACTGGGGAGCAAAAACTTAAAGAGTGCAAAACAAAAACAAACGTACATGTCTCTAGATTTAATTAGTTTTCCAAGATTTTTGTACAAACTATTGTTCTATATAGAGTGCTTTAATTCATTTAAATTCAACATGAAAGCTTTACTCCAAAATCAAGCGTACATTGCAAATTAAGTGACTGGACTGTCCATTTATTTCTTCTGAACAAGAAGTTGCTGAAGATTTGAAGTCACCAACCACCCTCCAATTGCTAATCAAAAAGTTGTATCAACAATAGAGCTCCACAAATTTCTTCCTTTTGAATTATTACTGGAAGCATGAATAAAAGTTCAACTAAACTTGGCTAAAAACTCAATGTTGGCCGTAATATGTCATATTATTTTATGTCAACTTTTAGACATTTGATCATGATAGCAACTCACTCTAGCTTGTAAATATTCACTAAATCTTCTGTAATTTATGTAGTTTAGAGCCTGTAAAGTGTGAATATTCACTAGCTTGTAAATCTTCACTGATTGATACCCACACCTGCCATGCAAAACGAAAAAAAATTTAGGGCCTGTTTAGTTATGGAGAATAGATTTATGATTTCTTAtatagtttttgaaaaaattgaaaaatgaggtgTCTTTTTTTGGTAATTATTTTGGAATCtaataatgaaaaatgaaaattgttttgcACTACTAAACAAGCTCTTTATTTTCTAGCCTTTTATACGAATCTTGGGAAGCTGAAAaaaccaaaattttgaaaaataataagtgaTATCACATGTATAAACTATAAAGTATGAAAATAATTGACGAAATAttgtaattattataataaaaatgcTTGAGGCGTAATTGAGGTGGGACAACAAATAGTTGCACACCCTGTGTTTTTTTTTGTTATGTTGTCTATTTGCATTAGCACGGGGCAGGGCAGAACTACTTGGGTGTGGAGAAAATTGATTTATTTAAGTCATTAATATCTGTCTTTTGCTTCTTAGTCATCAACACTTATTTCACTTAAGCTACGCATTTTCTTGGAAACAAAGACCTTACACTCTTACAATGCATACATCTTGAAGGATTCAAAGGATATTCTATGTGTAGTAAATTAGTAATTTCATCCTGTAGCCAATGGAGATTGAAGAGAACTTcttttcaatttctatttcaacAAAGTTCTTTGCTAAGGCAAGTCTATTCATTGTGCAATAACTTTGGTTGGCAAAACCTAGGTCCATTTTCCAACTAACTACCAAGACTCATTGGCTGGCTGCTTCACTCTTGAATTTGAATAAGCGTTTGATTATCCAGGGTCTAAATTTCTGGGATTTCTTCATTGATCCAAAGAAAGCATTATCTCTAGATGTATGCATGCTTTACTATTAGTGGGGAAGACCAATTCCCATTTATTCTTGTGTTGCAGTTTTCTTGaggtatttgggaaaaatattttggaatttttgggGAGTAGCGGGCTTGTCCATCATCATCTTTGGAGAGTGGTTTTCATTGTTTCATGGCAGCACAGAGGAGAATGCGCTCTGGAACTGTGATATTTTTGCAATAGTTTGGTGTATTTAGTTGTAGGCTTGTAGCCAGATGGTGTAACTTTTTGAAGTGCTACTATTCCCGTCTTTTATGGGGTAGGCTGGTCTTGCTGGCTTGTCTTTGGTGTTCTGCAAATGATTTTTTGGAAGAGTTTCTAAGATTAACATACAGAGAGATGGGAGAACTTTGCTTCTGTTGTttggttttcttcttcttttccacTTTTTGCTTTagtcccccccctccccccctttattttatattttgaatggAGGATGCCTTATCTTCTCTTAATACATTCTTTATTTATCAGAAAAAAATGAGTTGTACATTTACTCAGTTCCTCCTTGTGTTCCTCTTCCTCAACATGTGTAGCCCAGTCCCAACTACCCAAGACTTCTGTTCTTCGAATTAATCCAGATCTACCCTTGCTCTCTGATCCAGAATTTCATTTCATTTGACTTGAAAAATGCAATTGAAACCAAAGTTGATGCAATTGATAAAtctgaatttttaaattctcaatTTTCTTTACTGcatgaaaaaatagaatgatgACACACATTAGCAGAGAAATATCTCTAATCCGCACAAATAATATAACTTCAATCTTCAGCTGTCTTGGCCTTATTGGAATTCTCTGTTCTTTGTACATAAACAGACATTGTGCTCAACCCATTTTTGGATTTTGCCCAGAACAGAACTGAAGCAGACCACTTCACCTCCAGTGCTAATAATTTTGTTCGTCATTGGAGTGgtttatgtatgtatttgagtagaTAATTTTTAATGGGCATTTGGGGcttcttatatatataaaattttagagGCTCCTTGGATAATTCATTAATGCAAAATGTGCAACATGTTGTTGTTCTTCAGGAGGAAATCGAGATTGAGGCCAAGGCTTTGCGAGTTGGGAAGGCTGTTGCCGTTGTCAGTGTTGAGTTGAGAAAGAAGGAAACTGGGAAAGTCATTGCCCAGGGGCGCCATACCAAGTATCTCACTGTCCGTAGTAAAATGTGAATCCCACCTCTTCGATGATATATATTAGCTTCAATGAAGTGTTTATGGGAGGACTTCCCTCCCCTCTGTACTCCTTTAAACCAAGCAACATTAGAGGACTTAATTATGTTTTCTTTAATCAAAACACCAAAAAATAAACCCTGAAATGCTGTTGACCAGTTGATCCAAGGATTATCATTTCGTCGTATATAGATTATTAATTAGAATGCATGTTTAGATTTGTGTCTGAATAAAATGGTTTCAAATCTTCGAGCCTTATATTTGACATGCTTGGCAATCATCTGAGAGCGAATAGATAGCAAGAAATACGGGTGGTGCAAGTTTAATGATACGGTTTGAGTTTCGCATGCTTCATTTTCACTAGTACTTGGGAGTATGGATGGATTTGTGtggaatttaaaagaaaaatcattCAAATTCAATACTATTATTTTGTCTGAATCTGCATAATATAAATCTAAAATCTGAAATCTATTTTCTCAAAGGCAGGGTAAGAGTTGCTTTATAGCTATTTGTAGATTTCAAGAAATCTTTGGGTCATCAAGAATCCCAAAATTAATTGTTTTTGAAGGAAAAAGATACTATGAGATCGTAGGGAGTTGCTTTAGAAATTTAAGTAtcgaaattattttattaaattataatgtTGTAATCAAATGACAACTTGTAAGTTTGAGAGGTTTTTGAGAATAATGagaaaaaatgttaaatcttCTTTTCTTAGTAAATGGCATAGATAACACACCCACTTCCATTGGTTCCATAATAACAAATATAACCTAAGCTGACTTGGTTTGGTGGAATGGTTATTTCTTGAAGTtagaatatagtttaaattttttaagaaTCAATGAAATAGCTATTCCTTTCATGTtcttaattatttcattcaacatgtaataagaacAAAATAGATATTCCCATGATAAAATTTGGGAATAATTGTTCTTTATCTATTGCTTACTATGAATTCATAAAACATTTCACATTGTTGCTTGCTTTATAGTAATAATTCGTATGACTCATTACAATTGATCTGttaaaactaatctattcctaAAAATAGACATTCCGCAAATCAGATATAACCTAAATGATAAGTGGAAAAAACTTGAATGCgaaaacattgaaaaaaaaaaatcaaaagatgcACCTAATGGAGATGAAAATGTGTGACTGTAAAATAAAAGGATCCAGAATTAGCTATTGTGctcatttttctatattttttcacaatttaaatgttaattttaaaagggaaaataagaaaaagaacaAAGAAAACTCATTATTGTGTATT
This window contains:
- the LOC131159359 gene encoding uncharacterized protein LOC131159359 isoform X2, giving the protein MELELVKKFLEKDGAENAPTINGMPTKFFEPFIIQGLRADFVEPGRVVCSMKVPPRLLNSGNSMHGGAIASLVDLAGSAAIFSVGAPSSGVSVEINVSYLDAAYAGEEIEIEAKALRVGKAVAVVSVELRKKETGKVIAQGRHTKYLTVRSKM
- the LOC131159359 gene encoding uncharacterized protein LOC131159359 isoform X1, translating into MELELVKKFLEKDGAENAPTINGMPTKFFEPFIIQGLRADFVEPGRVVCSMKVPPRLLNSGNSMHGGAIASLVDLAGSAAIFSVGAPSSGVSVEINVSYLDAAYAGTLCSTHFWILPRTELKQTTSPPVLIILFVIGVVYEEIEIEAKALRVGKAVAVVSVELRKKETGKVIAQGRHTKYLTVRSKM